Proteins encoded by one window of Chryseobacterium aquaeductus:
- a CDS encoding polysaccharide biosynthesis protein: protein MKKLNDAFTTLYNGDNIVKLTELRYMPRWAVLLIDLLIVLVSIVISYLFLEKLHVRINFPNYIVWQRLLLIVVNVFFMFVFKTYAGIIRHSTFFDFFKIILSSGSTLFTILLLNYCTEFWLGKSLYLYPNLFLYFFISVSVMFFFRMITKQFFNILIDVKGSASKTKVAVIGVGDASVSLARAILHNPNYPYRLEGFLTKRSDSHKAVLLGHKIYNSDKFFKNSELVKQFDAVLIIKEIMSKHELEEWMTLALDHGLKVLKAPTVSKMRDSDLVGGIRQLQIEDLLNRRPIKIENKDVIIRHADKAVLVTGGAGSIGSEIVRQVAQFSPSLIVVLDQAESPLYELELELLEKYPEQKFKFVLADISNNYRLEKLFEIYQFSMVYHAAAYKHVPLIEENPHEAIFVNVLGTKNVALLSKKYKVNRFVMISTDKAVNPTNVMGASKRTAELFVQSLQNSEGNTTKFITTRFGNVLGSNGSVIPHFKKQIEKGGPVTITHPDIIRYFMTIPEACELVLQAGTMGSGGEIYVFDMGDPVKILDLAKRMIKLSGFTPEVDIKIKFIGLRPGEKLYEELLSNDATTVPTHHEKIMISKDPTVRFDEIEVLFKQIIKSAVRRDKVQVVTLLKKIVPEFISNNSEYESLDKVKIDAVERVATENEE from the coding sequence ATGAAGAAGCTTAATGATGCTTTTACAACTCTCTACAACGGGGACAACATCGTGAAACTCACAGAGCTAAGGTATATGCCAAGGTGGGCAGTACTACTTATCGATCTTTTGATTGTTTTAGTCTCTATCGTAATATCTTATCTCTTTCTAGAAAAACTTCACGTAAGAATAAATTTTCCAAATTATATTGTTTGGCAAAGGCTTTTACTTATTGTAGTGAATGTCTTTTTTATGTTTGTCTTCAAAACGTATGCTGGAATTATCAGGCATTCAACTTTCTTCGACTTTTTTAAGATAATACTTTCGTCAGGCAGTACCTTATTTACAATTTTGCTGCTTAATTATTGTACGGAATTTTGGCTTGGTAAATCTCTATATCTGTACCCTAATCTGTTTCTTTATTTCTTTATATCAGTTTCTGTAATGTTCTTTTTTAGAATGATTACGAAGCAGTTTTTTAATATTTTGATTGATGTTAAAGGTTCTGCATCAAAAACAAAAGTTGCAGTAATTGGTGTGGGCGATGCATCAGTATCTTTAGCCAGAGCAATATTACATAATCCTAATTATCCTTACCGTTTAGAAGGATTTCTTACGAAAAGATCAGATTCTCATAAAGCTGTTCTATTAGGACATAAAATTTATAACAGCGACAAGTTTTTTAAGAACAGCGAATTGGTGAAACAATTTGATGCCGTTTTGATTATAAAAGAAATCATGTCAAAGCATGAGTTGGAAGAATGGATGACTTTGGCATTAGACCATGGATTGAAAGTTCTGAAAGCTCCCACTGTAAGTAAAATGAGAGATTCTGATTTAGTGGGTGGGATTCGTCAGCTACAGATTGAAGATTTATTAAACCGCAGACCAATTAAGATAGAAAATAAGGATGTCATCATAAGGCATGCAGATAAGGCTGTTTTGGTGACTGGTGGTGCAGGTTCTATCGGAAGTGAAATTGTGCGACAGGTTGCACAATTCAGTCCATCTCTGATCGTTGTATTAGATCAGGCAGAATCTCCTTTGTACGAATTAGAATTAGAATTATTAGAGAAATATCCAGAGCAAAAATTCAAATTTGTTCTTGCTGACATATCAAACAATTACAGACTCGAAAAATTATTTGAAATCTATCAATTTTCGATGGTGTACCATGCTGCAGCTTACAAGCATGTACCATTGATAGAAGAAAATCCTCATGAAGCAATTTTTGTGAATGTTTTGGGAACGAAGAATGTTGCTTTGCTTTCGAAGAAATATAAAGTTAACCGTTTTGTAATGATTTCTACGGATAAAGCTGTGAACCCTACCAATGTGATGGGTGCATCAAAAAGAACAGCAGAACTATTTGTGCAGTCTTTACAAAATTCTGAAGGTAATACAACAAAATTCATCACCACGCGTTTTGGGAATGTATTAGGCTCTAATGGTTCTGTAATACCGCATTTTAAAAAGCAAATAGAAAAAGGAGGTCCGGTAACGATTACGCATCCTGATATCATCAGATATTTTATGACAATTCCAGAAGCTTGTGAACTTGTTCTTCAGGCAGGAACAATGGGTTCAGGTGGTGAAATTTATGTCTTTGACATGGGAGATCCTGTTAAGATTCTAGATTTAGCTAAGAGAATGATCAAATTGTCAGGATTTACTCCCGAGGTTGATATTAAAATCAAATTTATCGGATTGCGTCCCGGTGAGAAATTATATGAAGAATTGCTGAGTAATGATGCTACAACAGTACCTACGCACCATGAAAAGATAATGATCTCAAAAGATCCGACAGTAAGATTTGATGAAATCGAAGTTTTATTTAAGCAAATCATCAAATCAGCGGTAAGACGAGATAAAGTACAGGTTGTTACCTTGCTCAAAAAGATTGTTCCGGAATTTATCAGCAACAATTCTGAATACGAAAGTTTAGATAAAGTGAAGATAGATGCTGTAGAAAGAGTTGCGACTGAAAATGAAGAATAA
- a CDS encoding polysaccharide biosynthesis/export family protein, with the protein MILKKYYIYGALSLAVFSCAPRQEINYMKDIENIALDNSIKNSRSTLQPGDQLVIIVSAKDLDVVKPFNQNYSSTATVAQYSIPSGNAQFQPIPTSGPIYLVDTDGNIDFPQIGLVETKGENIETLKTKLAGLISTYVKSPVVDVKLINFKVSVLGEVAKPGTYVIPDGNTTLLQTLGLAGDLTAFGVRNNILIVRNVDGKFTQQRIDITSAQFINSPYYYLKQNDMIYVQPNTVREKSARVDPNTGLYISVASVIASIALGVLALTRN; encoded by the coding sequence ATGATTTTGAAAAAATACTACATATACGGTGCTTTAAGTTTAGCAGTATTTTCTTGTGCTCCAAGACAGGAAATTAATTACATGAAAGATATTGAGAATATAGCTCTTGATAATTCAATTAAAAATAGCAGAAGTACTTTGCAGCCTGGAGATCAATTGGTGATCATAGTATCTGCTAAAGACCTTGATGTAGTAAAACCTTTTAATCAAAATTACTCTTCTACGGCAACCGTAGCACAGTATTCTATACCAAGCGGAAATGCTCAGTTTCAGCCAATTCCAACTTCAGGGCCAATATATCTTGTTGATACAGATGGAAATATAGACTTTCCGCAGATCGGCTTAGTTGAAACTAAAGGCGAAAATATTGAAACATTAAAGACGAAGTTGGCAGGCTTAATTTCAACTTATGTAAAAAGTCCTGTTGTAGATGTGAAATTAATCAACTTCAAAGTGTCAGTATTGGGTGAGGTTGCTAAACCGGGAACTTATGTAATCCCTGATGGAAATACTACTTTACTTCAGACTTTAGGTTTGGCTGGAGATCTGACTGCTTTTGGTGTGCGAAATAATATTTTAATTGTCAGGAATGTGGATGGTAAATTTACACAACAAAGAATAGATATTACAAGTGCCCAATTTATCAATTCTCCATACTATTATTTGAAGCAGAATGACATGATTTATGTGCAACCAAATACGGTGAGAGAGAAATCAGCGAGAGTTGATCCAAATACGGGTTTATATATTTCTGTTGCATCAGTAATTGCTTCTATAGCATTAGGGGTTTTGGCATTGACAAGAAATTAA